The following are encoded in a window of bacterium genomic DNA:
- a CDS encoding response regulator, which produces MENSRSVLIIDDEPAITTYLSTLLEDHGFVAHVANDPQEGIKRLGELRPDVILLDLLMPQKSGVQIFQRIARDEKYKGIPIIILTGIKEHFVEDFREFFTTLKLEKPFAYLEKPVDPHQLVHVVEESLKTTH; this is translated from the coding sequence ATGGAGAACTCCAGGAGCGTACTGATAATAGACGACGAGCCTGCCATCACAACCTATCTTTCCACCCTCTTGGAAGATCACGGCTTTGTAGCCCACGTGGCCAATGATCCACAGGAGGGCATCAAGAGGCTCGGGGAGCTCAGGCCAGATGTGATACTCTTGGACCTGCTCATGCCGCAAAAAAGCGGGGTGCAGATCTTCCAGAGGATAGCCAGGGATGAGAAGTACAAAGGCATTCCCATAATAATCCTAACGGGCATCAAGGAGCATTTTGTGGAGGACTTCCGGGAGTTTTTTACAACCCTTAAACTGGAGAAGCCCTTTGCATACCTGGAGAAACCGGTGGATCCTCACCAGCTGGTGCATGTGGTGGAAGAAAGCCTCAAGACAACCCACTAG